One Panicum virgatum strain AP13 chromosome 3N, P.virgatum_v5, whole genome shotgun sequence DNA segment encodes these proteins:
- the LOC120666081 gene encoding uncharacterized protein LOC120666081 → MMSSSMTFQQPPRRRRRTAIPQSPTVTTIHTLGDDLLLDIFLRLPSLPSLVRAALACRSFLAAVRSSPAFRRRFRALHPPPLVGFFFETDGRDLPSFSPVRRRSDADLAAAVRGADVFLTRLPYHEDAYPGWEIKDCHGGCLLLLNSETEQIAAYNPLTRALHLFPKPPDEISKGRRGKFQRLDFFLLLSEENPGSFRVITLCHDKSRVRAVVYSSGSREWRILPWSEAVPAQPSGKKRWLLRGTRANGNLCWAHRKEDYMVVLDTTALQFSFIDHPAFLKGQGPIYAIGETKDGKLCMVFIVGFILFISFWRVDTDGVERWIVDDGCQLEEEILQATEGTRNDDDELKLLVWSVMDGIVYLSPFICRGDPNLRLW, encoded by the coding sequence ATGATGTCATCTTCCATGACCTTCCAGcagccaccgcggcggcgtcggcggacgGCGATACCCCAATCCCCCACCGTCACCACCATCCACACCCTCGGCGACGACCTCCTCCTAGACAtcttcctccgcctcccctCGCTCCCAAGCCTCGtccgcgccgcgctcgcctgccgctccttcctcgccgccgtccgctcctCCCcggccttccgccgccgcttccgcgcGCTCCACCCGCCCCCTCTCGTCGGATTCTTCTTCGAAACCGACGGCCGCGACCTCCCCTCCTTCtcgcccgtccgccgccgctccgacgCGGATCTCGCCGCGGCTGTCCGCGGCGCCGACGTCTTCCTCACCCGCCTGCCCTACCATGAAGACGCCTACCCGGGGTGGGAGATCAAGGACTGCCACGGCggatgcctcctcctcctcaacagCGAGACCGAGCAGATCGCCGCCTACAACCCCCTCACGCGGGCCCTGCATCTCTTCCCCAAGCCGCCCGACGAGATCTCCAAAGGTCGCCGCGGCAAGTTCCAACGCCTGGATTTCTTCTTGTTGTTATCCGAAGAGAACCCTGGCTCGTTCCGGGTGATCACCTTATGCCACGACAAGTCGCGGGTGCGCGCGGTTGTCTACTCGTCGGGCTCTAGGGAGTGGCGAATTCTCCCCTGGTCGGAGGCCGTGCCGGCACAGCCGTCGGGCAAGAAGCGCTGGCTTCTCCGGGGCACGCGAGCAAATGGGAACCTGTGCTGGGCGCACAGGAAAGAGGACTACATGGTAGTGCTGGATACCACAGCACTACAATTCTCCTTCATTGATCATCCGGCTTTCTTGAAGGGGCAAGGCCCCATCTACGCGATTGGAGAGACTAAGGATGGGAAGCTGTGCATGGTCTTCATAGTGGGATTCATTCTGTTCATTTCGTTCTGGAGAGTAGATACTGATGGTGTTGAGAGGTGGATAGTTGATGATGGGTGCCAGCTGGAGGAAGAGATTCTTCAGGCTACCGAGGGCACACGGAATGACGATGACGAGCTCAAACTTTTAGTGTGGTCAGTTATGGATGGCATTGTTTATCTGTCTCCTTTCATTTGTCGAGGTGATCCCAATTTACGTCTTTGGTAG